A stretch of Miscanthus floridulus cultivar M001 chromosome 13, ASM1932011v1, whole genome shotgun sequence DNA encodes these proteins:
- the LOC136501293 gene encoding wall-associated receptor kinase 2-like, with amino-acid sequence MKTNVVAASKTVVALAAVVATLLLLLPPFAGGGAALAATAATATGLGSNCTRRCGNISIPYPFGIELGCYHDTGFNLTCKQQHSHRQPPKLFLGDGTVQVLDISVEHSTVRIYSPGVQLQYDGISTGGTWGLGLPETGPYFLSESASMLVATGCSIQVSIRGGLNVSLVSSCTAICPVILSKDGGCNGTIGNGSCTGIGCCQASIVVGYSSYRIQIDRPVSSASGWNVPTSVFIVDQSYFISINSNGERIPGSLTTATLDWIISTSTCPTNMTAPECLSNHSYCQNYSSLGHGGYTCQCADGYQGNPFVQGGCQDIDECKYPDQYVCYGVCKNTPGSFICQCNTGYTGNASIPNACTDIDECKHQEAYSCYGICQNFPGSFHCQCPEGSSGNYSTKGGCITFNNSFTGLSIGLGVGGGTSLLLLALGAPYIMRKIKLRKVKKMKQRFFKQNHGLLLQQLISRSTDIGERMIITLRDIEKATNNFDRARIIGGGGHGVVFKGILDLHVVAIKKSKIVVQREINEFINEVVVLSQVNHRNVVKLLGCCLETEVPLLVYEFISNGTLCHHLHVEGPVSLPWHNRMRIAAEVAKAISYLHASASMPIFHRDIKSSNVLLDDALTAKVSDFGASRYIPIDQTGVTTAVQGTMGYLDPMYYYNGRLTDKSDVFSFGVLLVELLTRKRPYVYRSVDDDGLVSHFVLLLAEGKLVDIIDPQVMEEEGGEIEVATLAAMCTKLKGEDRPTMREVEMALECLLVKKSQVQYNGTRQTNSGETAGPYMSTDRGTKEASRQYTMEEEMLLSASFPR; translated from the exons ATGAAGACGAATGTAGTAGCGGCGAGTAAAACAGTTGTAGCACTTGCTGCTGTAGTCgcgacgctgctgctgctgctcccgccATTTGCTGGCGGCGGCGCCGCACTTGCTGCAACTGCAGCAACAGCCACTGGTCTGGGCAGTAACTGCACAAGGAGGTGCGGCAACATCAGCATCCCTTACCCATTCGGCATCGAGCTCGGCTGCTACCACGACACCGGCTTCAACCTCACCTGCAAGCAGCAGCACTCCCACCGTCAGCCACCCAAGCTGTTCCTCGGCGACGGCACCGTGCAGGTGCTGGACATCTCTGTTGAACACAGCACGGTGCGCATCTACAGCCCCGGCGTGCAGTTGCAGTACGATGGCATCAGCACCGGCGGGACATGGGGCCTCGGGCTCCCAGAGACCGGACCGTACTTCCTGTCGGAGTCAGCTAGCATGCTCGTGGCGACAGGGTGCAGCATCCAGGTCAGCATCCGAGGGGGACTGAATGTCAGCCTGGTGAGTTCTTGCACTGCTATCTGCCCCGTTATTTTGTCCAAAGATGGTGGCTGTAACGGTACGATAGGAAATGGCAGCTGCACTGGCATTGGTTGCTGTCAGGCCAGCATCGTTGTAGGCTACTCTTCCTACAGAATCCAGATTGACCGGCCGGTTTCTTCTGCCTCGGGCTGGAACGTTCCTACTTCGGTATTCATAGTCGACCAGAGTTACTTTATCAGTATCAATTCGAATGGAGAACGAATTCCTGGATCGCTTACTACGGCTACACTAGACTGGATAATTAGTACTTCGACATGTCCTACAAATATGACCGCCCCAGAATGTCTCAGTAACCACAGCTATTGCCAAAATTACTCTTCCTTGGGCCATGGTGGGTATACATGTCAATGCGCAGATGGTTATCAGGGTAATCCTTTTGTTCAAGGTGGATGTCAAG ATATAGACGAGTGCAAATATCCCGACCAATATGTTTGCTATGGTGTTTGCAAGAATACACCTGGAAGTTTTATTTGCCAATGCAACACTGGCTATACAGGCAATGCTTCCATCCCAAATGCATGCACAG ACATTGACGAGTGCAAGCACCAGGAAGCATACTCATGCTACGGGATATGCCAAAATTTCCCTGGAAGTTTTCACTGCCAATGTCCTGAAGGAAGCTCTGGAAATTATTCTACAAAAGGGGGATGCATTACATTCAATAACTCATTTACAG GTTTAAGCATCGGGCTGGGAGTCGGTGGTGGAACAAGTCTTTTGCTTCTAGCCCTTGGTGCTCCCTACATAATGCGTAAAATCAAGCTTCGAAAGGTAAAGAAGATGAAACAAAGATTTTTCAAGCAAAATCATGGGCTGCTATTGCAACAGTTAATATCACGAAGCACAGACATTGGTGAGAGAATGATAATTACCTTGCGTGATATAGAGAAGGCAACAAATAATTTTGATAGAGCTCGCATCATTGGTGGTGGAGGGCATGGTGTCGTGTTTAAAGGAATTCTAGATCTACATGTTGTGGCAATCAAGAAGTCAAAGATAGTAGTTCAACGAGAAATCAATGAATTCATAAATGAAGTTGTCGTTCTTTCTCAAGTGAACCATAGAAACGTGGTGAAGCTCTTAGGGTGTTGCCTTGAGACAGAAGTCCCATTGCTAGTTTATGAGTTCATTTCAAATGGAACCCTCTGTCATCATCTTCATGTTGAAGGACCAGTGTCACTACCATGGCACAATCGGATGAGGATAGCAGCCGAGGTTGCCAAAGCGATATCCTATCTGCATGCATCTGCTTCAATGCCCATATTTCACAGAGATATTAAGTCATCCAACGTACTTCTTGATGATGCTTTAACTGCAAAGGTTTCAGATTTTGGAGCTTCTAGATATATCCCAATAGATCAGACAGGAGTGACTACAGCAGTTCAAGGAACAATGGGCTACTTGGATCCAATGTATTATTACAATGGACGATTAACAGACAAGAGTGATGTTTTCAGTTTTGGTGTTCTTCTTGTAGAATTGCTTACTCGAAAGAGACCATATGTGTATAGGTCAGTTGATGATGATGGTCTTGTTTCACATTTTGTTTTGCTGCTAGCAGAAGGCAAACTGGTTGACATAATTGATCCTCAAGTTATGGAGGAGGAAGGTGGAGAAATCGAAGTAGCCACACTAGCAGCAATGTGCACAAAATTGAAGGGAGAAGACAGGCCTACAATGAGGGAAGTGGAGATGGCCCTTGAATGCCTGCTAGTTAAGAAGAGCCAAGTTCAATATAATGGAACACGACAAACAAATAGTGGGGAAACTGCCGGTCCTTACATGTCAACTGACCGAGGAACTAAGGAAGCTAGCAGGCAATACACCATGGAGGAGGAAATGTTGTTATCAGCGAGCTTTCCCCGGTGA